The genomic region TGGCCGTCAGGCCACTGGCCGCGAAGCTGAAGTTCGCGACCGGCGGCGAATTCGAAGGCGTACCGCCGTTGTCGCCGTTCGGCACCACGCCACCGAAGAAGCTCGACACCTGCGGCCAGATGTAGGCGAACTGCACGCCGCCGTTCAAGCAGCTGCCGTAGGTCACGTGGTGCAGCGCCAGCACCTTGTTGCTGGTGCGCGAGATCACCGGCGAACCGGAAGAACCGCCTTCGGTATCGCACTGGTAAGCCGTGTCGCTCAACGTGCCCCACAGATTGTCGTGCAGCGGCACGTCGATGATGCAGCGCGCGCCGCCGACATGGTTGCTGACCACCGCCAATTCCTTGAGCCTTGCGCCGGGATGCTGCGGGATGGCGATCTGCTCGTTCTGCAGCGGCGTGCGCACGTCCAGGCCCAGATAGCCGAACTGCGAAATCGACGCGAAGTTGTTGACCGTGAACAGCGCGAAGTCGAGCGAGCCGTGGTTCTTCAGCAGGCTGGCGCCGGTCACTTTGACGGTCGGGCCGGAGGTGGTGCCGCCGCAGGTCGCGGACTGGTAGTTGAACCACACTTCCGCGGACGCCGCTTCATCGGCGGTGCGGATGCAGTGCTGGTTGGTGAACATGTGGTTGCCGGGGCCGACGCGCCACGCGGTGCAGTTGCTGCCGCGGGCCAGCACCAGCCGCGCCACCGGACGCGAACGGTCGTAGGCGGTCGGATCGGTGGCGGAATAACAGACCGCCGAGCGCTTGTCGTTGACGCAGGTCGCGCGCGTGCCGACATCGCCGGTCAGCGCCTCCGGCTGCACGGCGTCCAGCATGTCCTCCGGATAGCCTTCCAGCATCCGGGTCACGCGCACCGCGTGCGCGCGCGTCCACGGTTCCTGCGCAACGCCGACCAGGCGCACGACCGCGGTCGGCCCGCTGATCGACATCGCCGAAAAACTGGTCGTGCCGTTCTGGCCCATCGCCTTGTCGACGGTGAAGCCGTCGCGCTCGCGGTTGCCGTAGCGGTAGACCTCGCGGCGCAGCGGATCCGAGACTTCGATCGACATGCCCTTCGGCAGCTTGAAGTAATCGAAATGGATCTTGACGAAGGCCGCGTCGAGCGTGTCGATCGTGAACTGCCGCGATGGCGATTTCGACAGATCGATGCCGTGGTTCGCGGGCCTTTGTTCGGCGACGCGTCCTTCCTGCGTGCTTGCGGCGACGGTGTTGCCGGTGTTGGCCGCGTTGGCGGAGAACGCGTTGGCGGAGAGCGCGTTGGTGGAGAAACAGTGCAGCAGGCCGCAGAGCACGGCGGAGGCCACCGTGGCGTGGCCTCGATTCTTGCGAAACGACATATCGACTCCTTGAATTCGCTTTCAAGATGGATTGGCGACCGGTGCGTGGGCACGGCCGCGAGGATTTGATTTCGATCCCGCACAGCACCGTCCGCGCATCGCGCGACGGCTCCTGCGCCCCGCATCGCCCGCAGCCCTCCCCTCAGAGGCGCGGACGAATCGTCGACCCTCGGGTCGCAGGCCGCCGATGGAAACAACAGGCATCGGCTGGACGACACGTTGCGCGCGGTTTCCATGGCGCGTCAACAGCGCAGACGGATCCAGGTGGGGATGTCCGTTCCAGAAAGACACGCGTGCAGTCTTTGCCGTTGAATATCTGCGTACACGGGTCGAGGCAGATTCAACATTGCAATGCTCGCGTGCGGATCTGGCTGCGATCGCAGGTGTCGGGACGATGTCGTCGCGGCCGTCCGATGCTGCGATGCACAAGCCACGATCGTGCACGCGCTAAGGCGTGTGCCGCGCGCCTTGCCAACGCAGCGCCCGCCACGCTTCGCGCTGCGTGGCATCGAGAAACGTCCAGGCGACGAAGCGGCTCTGCTTCTGGCCCTGCGCCATGCGGATTTCGCGCACGTCCTGCGCATCGGCCTGTTGCAGCTGCTTGCGCACATCGGCGAGATGTTCGGACTTCGCGATCAGGGTGCTGAACCAGTACACGCGGCTCGCGATCCGCGCGCTTTCGCGGATCATCCGGCGCACGAACGCCGCTTCGCCGCCCGGGCACCACAGTTCGGTGGATTGTCCGCCGAAATTGAGCGGCGCATCCGCGCGCGGCGATGTCGGCGTTCTGCCGAGATTGCGCCATTTGCGTTCGCTGCCGCGCGCGGCGTCATCGGCCGAAGCGTGGAAAGGGGGATTGCACAGCATGAGGTCGAAGACGTCGTCATCGCGCAGCGGACCGGCAAAGATGCGCGATGGATCGGGCTGATGGCGCAGTTCGATCGCTTTGCGCAAACCATTCGCGTCCACGATCGCTTCGGCCGCGCGCAGTGCGGTGGAATCGATGTCCGTGCCGACGAAACGCCAGCCGTATTCGCGATGACCCAGCAACGGATAGATCAGGTTCGCGCCGGTGCCGATATCGAGCGCGCGGATCGATGCTCCGTGTGGAATGGCGCCGGCATTCGATGTCGCCAGCAGATCGGCGAGCCCGTGCAGATAGTCCGCGCGGCCGGGAATCGGCGGACACAGATAACCATCGGGCAGATCCCAGTGCGCGATCCCGTACTGCGTCTTCAGCAGCGCGCGGTTCAGGGCGCGCACGGCGGCGGGATCGCTGAAATCGATGCTTGCCTCACCGCCCGGCAAGGCCTTCACGAACGCCGACAGCGCGGGCGAGGCGGCGGCCAATGCCGCGAAATCGTAGCGGCCCCGATGCCGGTTGCGCGGATGCAGGCCCGTCGGTGCGGTGCGGGTGGACGATGCGGAAGGTCTGGACGGGCGCGACATCCGTCGATTGTCGCGTGAATCCGCCGTGCGGCGGTACTCAGGGCATGTCCCCGGGCACCACCGCGTCGTACAGCGCTTCGTCGTTTTCCACGCCGTAGTCCGCGCGCGCCATGTCGAGTTCGGACCTGCCGGGTCCGTCGTCGAACATCCCTGCTGCGAATGCGTCGATATCGCCGAAATAGCCGGCGGTCTTGAGGAAGTGGAACAGGCGCTCGTCGCGCGACCATGCATCCGAAGCTTGCACGACATTGATCCGCAGGGTCTGTCCCGGATACACCAGCCACAGGTCGTCGGGTGTTTCGCAGTACGCCCGGGTCGCGCGTCGCTGCTGCCGGGCGTTCATCGCCACGCGGCCTTCGGCGTCGGTCGTACCGCGCGCCAACACCTCGCCCGGGCCGTAGACCGCCAAACCTTCCGGCGCATCGCCACGGAAGATCATCCACGGCGCGGACGACAGCGGGAAGCCCGATGGGCCCGGCATGTCGGCCAATACGAAATCGAACGACTGCGGGCAGATGCGACCGTCGGCCGTGTGCCGCACAGGCGTATCCCCGTGCGTGGCGCAGGCGGTCAGCGAGAGCGCGAGCAGGAGCAGGCCGACGGTGCGGGATGCGCGGAGATTGGTCATGCGCGGAGAATAAATCGATAGTCGTTGGCCGCGTGAACGTGGCATCGCACGATGCGGGCGTATCCGACGGCATCGGGCGACCGGTATGCGGCGCATGGCCGCGTTCGCCCGGCCTTCGGGATCGGATCGCAGGCACGGGCGGATCGTGCGCCGATCCGCAGAATCCTCCGCCGGTTCCCGGCGGCCGGGCCGCGATCTGCCTGCCGACCGGCTTTGGCCTTATCCTGACGCCTTCCAGTGGAACGGAGTGAAGACATGCGTTTATCCCTTGTGTGCGCGGGTATCGCCATCGCCATGCTCGCTGCGGCCTGCGACAAGAAGGAAAAAGTGGCTGCGCCGTTGCTGCCCGTGCCGGAATGCAAAGCCGCCCAGGACTACGACCCTGTCGCCTTCGAGCGCATGGTGCGGGCGATGGACCGCTCGGGTGATCTTGTCGTCGTCGTGAACCGTTTCCAGAAGCACCGCAAGGTGGTCGAAGAACAATTGGGCCAGCGCGATCCCGCGCTGCTGCCGCGCTTGAAGCCGGTGCTGGACGCGCAGTTCTCCGAGGCGCGCCTGCGCGATCGGGCGGCCTGCGTATTCGTGGAGCTGTCGGGCGAGACCGAGGGCGTGAAGCTGCTGGATGCGTGGTCGCGCTCGCCGGGAATGCAGGCGATCAATCGCGCGATCTGGACGCGCACGCCGGGACCCTCCAAGGAGCCCGATATCCAGATGACCCCGCAGCGTCAGGCGATCCTGCATGAGCTGGCCGTTGCGATGGCGCTGCAGCAGGTCGAAACGAACAACAACAAGGTGAATGGAGAAGGTATCCCTGCGCTGGTCGCCATCTTCTCCCCGGCCCCGCCGCCGCCGCCCGTGCCCACGCCTGATGCCGTGCCGGCGACGGACATGGCACCGGGCGCGGCACCGGCCGCAACACCAGCGCCGGGTACGTCACCGCTGCCGACGGCCACGCCAGTGGCGGGCGCGGCTCCGGCACCGACCACCGCACCGGGCACGCCGTCGCCGCCGACTGCAATGCCGGTCACGAGCGCGGCTCCGGCACCGACCGCCGTACCGGGCACGCCGCAGAACGCAACGCCAGTCGCGAGTACGACCCCGGCCCCACCGGCGACCACCGCACCGGGCATGTCGCCGACTGCAACGCCAGTGGCGGGTACGGCCCCGCCGCCGCCCGCGACGGCCGTCGCTTCGAATGCAGCGCCCGCTCCCGCTCCCGCTCCGCAGGCGCTCACGGTGAACACGGCGGATCTGAGCGTGATCCTCAATCGCTGGCTGACGCCAGCGCTGGTGAAGGTCCCCGATGAGCAACTCGCCAAGTTCGTGGCGTTCGCCAATACCAGTTTCGGCGCCAATTACTACGTCGCGCTGAGCCGGGCCCACGACTTCCAGGCGGGCGAGTGGTATGCGCAGACCGCCAAGAAGTTCACGGACAACATCCCGCCGGTCGCCGCTGCAGCGGGCGCTCCCGGAAGCGATGTGCTGGTCGCGGATGCGCGGCACGCGCTGCGCAATGACGGCAGCCCTGCCGCTGCGGCCTACGCGGCGGGCAAGCTGCTGGAGGCGGACCGGATCGATCCGCGCAATCCCGAAATCCAGACCCTGCTCGGCGAAGCCGCGATGAAGACCGCGCCCGGCATGCCGCTCGCGCCGGACCAGCTGCGGGTGGTGATCGAAACGCCGAACTACGAGCAGGCCGAGAAATATTTCCTGCGCGCGATCGAGCTCTCGCCCGAGTACGCGGATGCGCACATGCTGCTGGGGCGCCTGAGATTTCTGCAGGGCAGGGACGAGGAAGCCGCGCAGTCGTTCGCGCGCGCGATCGACATCGAGCACGAGCATCCCAACATGGATCTCTTCCTCGGCGATCTGGCCTACGTCAAGAAGGACTACAACGTGGCCTATCGCCACTACAAGGCGGCGATCGCCAAGCCCGAGCGTCTCGCCTACGTCCACGTCAACGCCCTGTCGCATCTGCTGATGACGCTGCGCAAAGGCACGCAGATGGCGGAGTACCCGCGCATCGCCGAAGGTTATCTGGCGAAGTATCCGCAGGCCTGGAATTTCCGTCTCGACTACGCGGATTTCCTGATCTCCGCCGATACGCGCGCGGACAAGATCTTCGCCGTCGCCGATCCGATTCCCGACACCTGGTTGCCGGCGCGCAAGGTGCCGATCATCTCGTCGGCGCTGGTGCGCAAGGCGGGCGAGCGCGTCGACAGGGCCGGCGAACCCCGGGAGGAAAGCATGGCGCTCATCCAGCGCGCCATGGGCATGAATCCCGATCCGGTCACCCTGGCGGAATCGATCTGCCGGGCCGGCGCGAAAAGCAAGCTGGTGCGGCGCACCTACGATGTGAACAAGGACCAGAAGCGTCTCGCGACCGCGTTGACCGTCTGCGGCCTGCGCTGGCAGCGTCACGACATCGTGCGTGAGATGTCGCTGCGCGCGGACACCAAACAGCTGAATCTGCCGCTCGTCGAACTGGGCGGCGATACGCCGCTGTGCTACGCGGCGGCGACCAAGAATCTTGCGGGATTCGGCGCGCTGGTCGAAGCGCAGGTCAGCCCGGTGCGGAAATGCCGCGACGGCAACACCGTCGCCGAGCGCCTGCTGCAGATGTCGTTCGCCCGCGACCCCAACGTGGCGCAGATGCAGATCATGATGAAACGGTTCTACAAGAAATCTTGACGCTTCGCGCGCCGGGTCGGTTCCGCCGACCCGGCGCAGCATCGGGATCCATGCGTCCGGAAGCCGGGCACAAGCCGTACCGTTCGGGCTTACGGACCCGCCAGCGTCTTCAACATCCGCACCCAATGATCGATATCGTCGCCGAGCGCTTTCGCCGGCAGGCGTTCGTCGCGCCCGTGCGCGCGCATGTCGTCGGGCACGATGCCCCATGAACCGTCGACGCCGTAGATCGGAATGCCGTGCTCGCGGAACGGACGCGCGTCGCTGGCGCCTGCGCTCATCTCCGGAATCACCGGCGCGTTCGGGAACATCGCGTGCACGCTGTCGGTATAGGCCTTCAGGATGTCCGCGCGCAGCGGCGAATCCAGCGACGCCAGCGACGCGTCGAGGCGCGTGACCTCGACATCCCCGCCCGCGATCAACTGCAGTTCGTCGAGGATGGCGTCGGGCGAGATGCCCGGCATGATGCGGCAGTTCACCGTCGCCCGCGCGAGCTGCGGCAGCGCGTTCGGCGCGTGCCCACCGTTGAGCATGGTCGCCACGCAGCGCGTGCGCGTGAGCCCGACTTCGCCGAGATCCGCTTCGATCGCATCCGCCGCCGCGCCATCGGCGGGATTCGCCAGCCATGCGCGCATCGCATCGCCGAGCGCACCCGGTTCGCTCTTCTGCCGTTCGCCGAAATACGCGCGCGTCGTCGCATTCAGCGACGGCTCGAAGCGATAACGACCGAGCCGCGCCAATGCATCGGACAATTGGTAGATCGCATTCTCGGGGCGCGGCCTGGAGCTGTGACCGCCGGGATTGCGCGCGGTGAACGCATAGTCGGCGTAGGTCTTTTCCGCAGTCTGGAAAGTGAAGCCGATCGGTTTGCCGTCGTGCGCGAAACCACCGCCGCCGCCGTCGGAGTTGAGCCCGTATTCCACGTCCAGCAGATGTTTCCACTCGGTCGCACCGAGCATCGCGCCCCGGCCGACGGTCTCCTCGTCGCCGGAGAAGAACACGATGATGTCGCGCTTCGGCTTGAACCCCTGCGCCTTCAGCTGCATCAGCGCGATCGTCACCGCCACCACGCCCTGCTTGATGTCGCTGGTGCCGCGCCCGTACAGATAGCCGTCCTTTTCGATCATCGTGAACGGGTCCATCGACCAGTCTTCGGCTTTCGCTTCCACCACGTCCATGTGCGACATCAGCATGATGGGCCTGGCCTTCGCCTTGCCCGCCGCCGGCCAGCGCACGATCAGCGCCGCGGTGTGGTCCTGCGGCGATGCGTCGTAGGGCAGCACATGGATGTCGCTGTCGGCCCAACCCGCCGCCTTGTATCGATCGGCCAGCGACTGCGCCAGCGCCGGCACCTTGCCGCGCCCGGCGACCGTGGGAATCGCGATCGCCTGCTCAAGCATGTCGCGTGCTTTCGCATGCCACGGATTGTCCGCAGCGGCTGCAGTCGTCGACGCGGCGGACAGGGCCAGGGCGAGCAGGGCGATGCGCATGGACAGGTCCTCGAAGGGGCTGGCAGGTGGGGCGATCTTACACGCCGGCCGGATCCAAACCTTGTGAAGCATGAAGGCACTGGTTGCGCAAAGTACCGAACCCAACCGTTCAGGGGAAAAGGCAATCGATGGCTGCGGCGCCGTTCGGCAAGCGGGCCCGATCCGATTTGTTGTGGGCTATGCTCTTCCCCTGGAAACATTGAGAGGACATCGGCATGCGCGGACTTGTCTGCCTTGCGGCCTTCGTCGCGGCGATAACCACCGCTTCGCAGCTTCATACCCAGGAGCGCCCGCTGCCGCCGCAGCCGGCTGGTGCGGTGGTGGTGCCGGGCTGCAGGATGAAGGATTATTTTCCCCAGCAGACGCGGCAATCGTTGGCGTTGGCGGAATCTTCCGGAGATATCCGCCGCATGGCCGAGGCGATGCGCGCCCAGCGCGCTGCCATCGATGCGGTGATCCAGGGCGACACCAGGCTCGAATCGAGGCTCGAGCCGGTGCTCGACCATTATTTTTCCGACGAAGTATTGCGCGACCGCGCGCGCTGCGGGTTCGTTGGCGGCCTGCGCCACGACCTCATCCCGATCTGGGTTGCATGGGCAGGCGATCCGGCGATGCAGCGCATCCACGTATCGGTGATGACGCCGCCGAAGAAGCCGATGGCCCATGCCACGGATCCGGAACGCCTGAAGTTGCTGGTGCGTCTTGCGCGAGCGATGGCCTTGAGCGAAATGCTCGGTTCCCAGCAACGCGAGCGCGAATACCTGATTGCAGTGGTGGAGGATGCGCGCGACCCCATGAGCTCCGCGAAAATCGCATTCGAGAATTCACGCTATTGGCACGGCCCCGGGGACGAGGCGGTTGCGGAGCAATGGTTGGCGCCCGCGTTGAAAGGCGTCGGTGCAGACGATCTGGGGCGTTTTCTTGCGTTCGCCGAAGGCGAGGCGGGGCAAGCGTACTACCGTAATTTCGCATCGCCGCACTATCACCAATTGCAAGAGTGGCATGGCGCTTTCGCCAAGGCGGTGAGCGATGCCCTGCCGCAAGCGGTGGCGAGCGGAACGCCCGCGGAGGCGGATGCCATGGTGGCCGAAGCCAGGCAGCTTTATGGCAACGGCGATGCCCAGGGCAACGGCCGCGCCCGTCTCCTGCTGCAGCGTGCCGCGACGATCAAACCGAAGGACGCGGGGATCAAACTGTTGCTTGGCCAGATAGCAATGACGATGCGTGAGGGTCGGCAGCCCGAAGTCGGCGAACTGCGTGTACCGACGGATCCGAAATTTTTCGTCGAGGCCGAAACGTATCTGAAGGAGGCGATAGCGCTGGACCCGGCGCTGCCCCTGGCTTATCTGGTCTACGGACGCGCCCGTTTCCTGCAGGACGACAACGTCGGTGCAGCGCGCAATTTCCAGCTCGCACGCCAGTACCCGTGCGATTGCCCGCGCCTCGATCTGTACGAGGGCGACCTGATGGCGGCGAAGGAGGACTGGCAGGGTGCGTCGGCCGCGTATCGGATTGCGTTCGCGCACCCTGCCAGTAGCGACTTCACCCGGCGCGACGCCTTCACGAAATTGGGCAGCATCGCCGTGCAGGCGAAACGTCCCGATGAAATCCGTGCGATTGGCGACGCCTACATGCAGCAACACCCCGATGACGCGGGCATCGGCGAAATCTATGCCACCCATTTGATGAACGTACTGCGCGACTATGCGACCGCGTTGAAGATCATCGATGGTGTGGGCGATGGCTACGGATACGGCTGGAAGCAGCTGCGCGCTTACGCATTGTCGGGCCTGGCCCAGCAAGGGGCGGGCAAGCAGGGAAAGCTTGCGGGCAAGCAGGCG from Lysobacter sp. harbors:
- a CDS encoding PKD domain-containing protein produces the protein MSFRKNRGHATVASAVLCGLLHCFSTNALSANAFSANAANTGNTVAASTQEGRVAEQRPANHGIDLSKSPSRQFTIDTLDAAFVKIHFDYFKLPKGMSIEVSDPLRREVYRYGNRERDGFTVDKAMGQNGTTSFSAMSISGPTAVVRLVGVAQEPWTRAHAVRVTRMLEGYPEDMLDAVQPEALTGDVGTRATCVNDKRSAVCYSATDPTAYDRSRPVARLVLARGSNCTAWRVGPGNHMFTNQHCIRTADEAASAEVWFNYQSATCGGTTSGPTVKVTGASLLKNHGSLDFALFTVNNFASISQFGYLGLDVRTPLQNEQIAIPQHPGARLKELAVVSNHVGGARCIIDVPLHDNLWGTLSDTAYQCDTEGGSSGSPVISRTSNKVLALHHVTYGSCLNGGVQFAYIWPQVSSFFGGVVPNGDNGGTPSNSPPVANFSFAASGLTATFTDSSTDSDGTIASRLWTFGDGSTSTLTNPSRTYAAAGTYSVSLKVTDNGGLSTTTTKSVTVSTTNTPPVANFSFTTSGLTATFADSSTDAGGAIASRSWNFGDGSTSTLANPGKTYAAGGTYSVSLTVTDNGGLTHTVTKPVTVSAGTGGAFFQNLTDYAINDNSTIDSPITVTGVTGNAPATLKVAVRIIHTFPSDVRVDLVAPDGSLYNIHNRTSGTNIIKTVTINASSEVANGVWKLRANDSIGGDTGYIDSWSMQF
- the rlmF gene encoding 23S rRNA (adenine(1618)-N(6))-methyltransferase RlmF, coding for MSRPSRPSASSTRTAPTGLHPRNRHRGRYDFAALAAASPALSAFVKALPGGEASIDFSDPAAVRALNRALLKTQYGIAHWDLPDGYLCPPIPGRADYLHGLADLLATSNAGAIPHGASIRALDIGTGANLIYPLLGHREYGWRFVGTDIDSTALRAAEAIVDANGLRKAIELRHQPDPSRIFAGPLRDDDVFDLMLCNPPFHASADDAARGSERKWRNLGRTPTSPRADAPLNFGGQSTELWCPGGEAAFVRRMIRESARIASRVYWFSTLIAKSEHLADVRKQLQQADAQDVREIRMAQGQKQSRFVAWTFLDATQREAWRALRWQGARHTP
- a CDS encoding tetratricopeptide repeat protein, with amino-acid sequence MRLSLVCAGIAIAMLAAACDKKEKVAAPLLPVPECKAAQDYDPVAFERMVRAMDRSGDLVVVVNRFQKHRKVVEEQLGQRDPALLPRLKPVLDAQFSEARLRDRAACVFVELSGETEGVKLLDAWSRSPGMQAINRAIWTRTPGPSKEPDIQMTPQRQAILHELAVAMALQQVETNNNKVNGEGIPALVAIFSPAPPPPPVPTPDAVPATDMAPGAAPAATPAPGTSPLPTATPVAGAAPAPTTAPGTPSPPTAMPVTSAAPAPTAVPGTPQNATPVASTTPAPPATTAPGMSPTATPVAGTAPPPPATAVASNAAPAPAPAPQALTVNTADLSVILNRWLTPALVKVPDEQLAKFVAFANTSFGANYYVALSRAHDFQAGEWYAQTAKKFTDNIPPVAAAAGAPGSDVLVADARHALRNDGSPAAAAYAAGKLLEADRIDPRNPEIQTLLGEAAMKTAPGMPLAPDQLRVVIETPNYEQAEKYFLRAIELSPEYADAHMLLGRLRFLQGRDEEAAQSFARAIDIEHEHPNMDLFLGDLAYVKKDYNVAYRHYKAAIAKPERLAYVHVNALSHLLMTLRKGTQMAEYPRIAEGYLAKYPQAWNFRLDYADFLISADTRADKIFAVADPIPDTWLPARKVPIISSALVRKAGERVDRAGEPREESMALIQRAMGMNPDPVTLAESICRAGAKSKLVRRTYDVNKDQKRLATALTVCGLRWQRHDIVREMSLRADTKQLNLPLVELGGDTPLCYAAATKNLAGFGALVEAQVSPVRKCRDGNTVAERLLQMSFARDPNVAQMQIMMKRFYKKS
- a CDS encoding M20/M25/M40 family metallo-hydrolase encodes the protein MRIALLALALSAASTTAAAADNPWHAKARDMLEQAIAIPTVAGRGKVPALAQSLADRYKAAGWADSDIHVLPYDASPQDHTAALIVRWPAAGKAKARPIMLMSHMDVVEAKAEDWSMDPFTMIEKDGYLYGRGTSDIKQGVVAVTIALMQLKAQGFKPKRDIIVFFSGDEETVGRGAMLGATEWKHLLDVEYGLNSDGGGGGFAHDGKPIGFTFQTAEKTYADYAFTARNPGGHSSRPRPENAIYQLSDALARLGRYRFEPSLNATTRAYFGERQKSEPGALGDAMRAWLANPADGAAADAIEADLGEVGLTRTRCVATMLNGGHAPNALPQLARATVNCRIMPGISPDAILDELQLIAGGDVEVTRLDASLASLDSPLRADILKAYTDSVHAMFPNAPVIPEMSAGASDARPFREHGIPIYGVDGSWGIVPDDMRAHGRDERLPAKALGDDIDHWVRMLKTLAGP